TGAatggaagattagattagatttattggatttatatgccgcccctctcctcaaacTCGCATAGGATAGAAAATGAAAgcgaaaaggaagggaaagagtgaAAATGGGTAAAAAGGTAAAAGTGAAACAAAGGAATGAAGAaacgaaaggaagggaaagaaagaatgaaggaaagaatgaaagggaggggaaggaataaAGTTAGAAAAAagtgaaggaaaagaaaatggaaaaaaggaaaaggtgaaaggaaaatggaaaaagaatgaaaggaaggggGAACAGTTAagagtgaaagaaaaaagaatgaaaaaaagaaaagagaatgaaaggaaggaaagaaagaaaagaaaatgggaaagagtgaaagaaaaggaaagacaaaagGCCGAGAAAgataatgaaagaaaggaaaataatataaaagaggaattaaagaaggaaggaagggaaaaagagcaaTAGCATTAAGGCTTATATGAGaagaatattaattaaataagagAAAGAATATTAATTCAATAAGAAAGAATATTAATTATATGAGGGAATATTAATTATATAAGAGAaagaatattaattaaataagagaaagaatattaattaaataagagaaagaatattaattaaataagacAAGCTTTTGAAATCAAGCTTTTGAAATCAAGCTTTTGCCTTCAATCAAAAGAGAAGCACGGACTAGGAATCCACTCGATCGATCCCTTTGGGAGAAATTAAAGAACCTACCAGGATCTCCGTCCTTTGCAGGGAGCAACCATTTCCAAAAGGAAGGCAGGGCGCCACGCGGCCCATCTATATAAGAAAGGGAGGAGCCAACCCCAATTCCGTTTTTGTCTGATTGGTCATCTTGTTCAGACGTTTGGCAGCCGCCGTCGCGTGCGTGTGTCGTCATCATCTATGTCACGTGATCCGCGGCGACTTACCCGGAAATTAAATCCCAGGGTAAAAAGCCACGTGTTTTTCTTTCAGCATGGTTGCTCCTTCCGGGAAGATTAACCGGCCGCGGACGGTAATTCTAAGAtattttaagagagagagagagagaaagtgcttCTTTGTCAAAGGGTTTAAATTAAGGGGTATTATttaattatactgctcaaaaataaataaataaaggggacacctaaacaacacaatataactccaagtaaatcaaacttttgtaagatcaaactgtccacttaggaagcagcactgattgacaatcaatttcaccggctgttgtgcacattcagatttgtacagaacaaagtattcaaggagaatatttcattcattcagatctaggatgtgttctttgagtgttttccctttatttatttttttgagcagtgtatttaattcTAGGAGACTtaggaaattaaaaaaacaattaaagtgCTGTTAAGGGACATAGATTAGATctatcctcctctctctctccctctccatcttatctgcctgcctgcctgactTTCTCTATTACTTTTTTATTTCTGTCTtacaacatagaagactgacggcagaaaaagacctcatggtccatctagtatgcccttatactatttcctgtattttatcttaggatggatatatgtttatcccaggcacgtctgctggaagtttgttccaaggatctactactctttcagtgaaataatattttctcaccttgcttttgatctttcccccaactaacttcagattgtgtccccttgttcttgtgttcactttcctattaaaaacacttccctcctgaaccttatttaacccttttccttctgtcctccagactatacagattgagttcattaagtctttcctgatacattttatgcttaagaccttccacctgtctttttctatctgtctgtctgtctgtctatcatctatctacatctgtctctgtctatctatacCTAGCTCTTCACCTATCTattttatgtatctatctatctatctatctatctatctatctatctaatctatcctatctattCTATCATGGTTAAACACGTTTGTGATAAAGATACGTTTGATGtacccagcggtgggctatgaaccggaacactaaattgtgctcgctgccgCGGTAAGTTGTTACaaggccagcacaattttgctcctgcacctgtggaggcagcaaaatcgcacacggagccacatgtgcgcccatgtttcggtgaggttttttttgctttcgcacatgctgaaacacgggcggaCCTGCGGTTCTGTGCGTGATTAGCTGcctctacaggtgcagcagcaaaatcacgctggccccgcacGAACTTACGAAAcacggcggcgagcacaatttaccGTTCTAGCTCGTAGCTCACCACTGGATGTACCCAACTGCCATTTttctgcagtttatttattttttgtgtgGTGTCAGCTCCTTGTAAAgacttctccttttctcttgtgTCAGGAGCTGCGGAAAAAACTCTTCAAACGACGCCGTGTCCTgaataaagagaagagaaagaaacaccGGATTGTGGGAGCGGTGGTGGATGAAGGTCTAATCACCGTTCATCACCTGAAAAAGCGATCGTGAGTTATGTTCGGTTGATTACTTATCTCTGGGGAAGAAGAGTGTGCAAGCCAATTCAAtgctaaattaataaaaatttataaaaaagtaataaaaattcgGTGAATCCTGGGCATTGAAATCCATCCTTCAAAATAtgttggatggggaattctgggagtcaaagtctaCCCATtttaaagttgttgttttttttcttctaaatTCACAAGTTGATCTTAAAACATTTCTTCTCTGTTTGTAAATTACCTTCTCTTCTTCCAGATCCAGTTCACGGGCAAACATTACTCTctcaggaaagaagaaaagaaaactgcTTAAACAACTGCGTCATACCGCTAAGGAAAAAGCAGAAATGCAGGGTAAGTTCTCTTCCCTCTAGTTGGGGAAAGGAATTTGGACTTGCATCATTCATTGAAAGTGGAATATACATTAGAAGGGCTCCATgctagtggtgggattcagctggttcggGCAAACCTATAATTTATACTTTAAAAGCTTGCTGGAAATTGGATCAGCGATGTTGCTTGCCTGAGCTTTAGGGCTTTGAGAACATTGTGAtggttttggtgtttttttttactgtttccatttttccttttacTGTATACAGTTGATGTCCGTCCAGCTCGGAGTGGAAAAagcaagaagaaaaaggaggcaactcccaaagactctgcAGATGTTGAGATGATGGCAGCTGACGCAACACCTGGATTGGAAAGCTGAACCTGGCTTCTGAAATCTGGAAAAccagtttcttttctctttcccagcCTACAAGTTTTATCATTCCTAGCGGgggtagggctgggggggaaggaggaaaaggcaAGTTACCAAAAACTAGAAAAATCAGCTTTTCAACCAGTTTAGCTCTATAAAGTTTGTTTGCTTTGAAGAAGGAATTTAAACCCACTGGACTAGGCTTTGAGAGAGTGTGTTGGATCCCTCTTTCTTTTGGTGAACAGCTCCCAGTTCCTGAGTTTGAGGGAGTTACAAAACCATTTAAAGTTTAATGAGTTTGAAGTTCTACCTCAAAAGGGGTGCTTGATAAGACAGAAGCTTTACATGTAAAGTGTAGGGAATTGTTTAAGAATTTCAATAACCATGCCGGATTATGGCACAAGTACCTGGAACTGTTCATGTATGTAGTTATATCTGCGTATATGTGAGATGCCAACATTGTTCAACTTTGGCAACCGATTTCAGTAGAAAGGGAGAGCACAGATAAAGATTTCTGCTTTCATGTGTTCAATTGTCTGTGTTCTGATCCATATAATAAACTgacaaaaaaaaacaccccaccctTGTGTTTTgctccagtatttttttttttagtgtttgtGTTTGTGAGCGAAAAGGGAAAGAATATGGCTTGTTGGTACATTGTGTTAAAGCATGGTGCATTTGATAGTGGCTGTTGTCTAAACACTATCTTAAAACTATGAAACATAGTTAAAACTATGAAACGGGAGCCAATTATGTCCAGCAAAAGCATATTGACTGGTCCAGGTTCTTGCCTGTTGAATGCACAAATAGGCAAAGCTGAGCCATATGAAATTAATTATGGCTAATAGGCCATGGGGACTGGGCTGAGTTAATATAATAATATCGGTTCAAATCATTACAAATCTGCCTGATTGTCTGGGATGCCACACTTCCTGTTCACAACCCTTTTTCCTTGTTACTTTCTGGGAAGGGGCTTCTTAGTATCTGAAGCAGAACATTAAGATTCGGCCACAAGTTTGTTACATAGAGAATCAACCTTGTGAACTCAGGTTTCTTCTTTCTGCTATGTATTTAAAATGGACAGTGATTACtgtactatgtgtgtgtgtgtgtgtgtgtatgtatgtatgtatgtacgtaggtatatttatttatttatttatttatttatttatttatttatttatttatttatttatttatttattggatttgtatgccgcccctctccgtggacttggggcggctaacaacagtgacaaaacagaatgtaaaaatccagtactaaaacagctaaaaacccttgttataaaaccaatcatgcatacaagcataccatacataaattgtagaagcctagggggaaagattatcttagttcccccatgcctgacggcagaggtggcttttcaggagcttacgaaaggcaaggagggtgggggctattctaatctctggggggagttggttccagagggctggggccgccacagagaaggctcttcccctgggtcctgccaaccaacattgtttatttgacgggacccggagaaggcccactctgtgggacctaacgggtcgctgggattcgtgcagcagaaggcggtccctgagataatctggcccggtgccataaagggctttataggtcataatcaacactttgaattgtgactggaaactgatcggcaaccaatgcagactacggagtgttggtgtgacatgggcatattagACAGAACAATgtatcagtggaataacttgcttccagaaattgtaaatgctccaacactggaaggttttaagaaaatgttggataaccatttgtctgaattggtaTAGGGTTTCTTACTTGAGCAGGGgagttgactagaagacctcaaatgtcccttccaactctgtccattctattcctattcctactctattctactctactctgccctACTCATGTATGTATACAGCATGTAGATTTGGGTAGGTGCACATGCTATTCAGATCAGGcaaaagaatttcatttttaatgtgtaccAGTGTGCTCAGAATAAAAGCAAAACCACAAGCTTATCATCTTAATTGTTAAATTGAAATGAGCGTCAGGGTTCTAAATAGCCtcgaaaattaaatcagagtccaaggcaaagtattctttaaatttccaatttattagcagagccatgttggcacatctgggagaaacctgaatctaaagtctctggggtttctccacccagttgaaagttccaaGCCTTTGTCCCCATACCCTCAAGTCCATCACGTTGATCAATCTTCAACTGTCACCCTGGCAAGGGTCCACCTATCTCCTATGTGCAGGTGCAAGAGTgcgaagacaaaggatgaccttgactatctagaaagaatttgttatggctacatacagaTAGCCCTCATACAATTCCCAAATTCCCTCAGTAAAGAATGCACATTAAAATACTATAAAGTGTGGTAGGCAAAGACTCCCAACTAAAATGGCTGTGGCATGACACTGAAGCTGCCAAATATCTTAGTAGAACAATGGAATGTTTTGAATATGAAATTATTAACTGATTCATAAGCCACGGAGTCTCTAACAATAGTAATGGTTCCAACTGTTACATTTCACTGAAGTTGCCCAGCATCCAAGAAAAAACAATTGAATATGTATGAAATATGCAGTAATGAAGTTATTAATCATGATGAATAAGCCCCATGAACTGGCTGgagtgtataataataataatggttccaGTTGTAATATTTCACTGAAGCTGTCCAGCATCTAAGGAAAACAACTGAATAGTTTTGAATGTGCAGTTATGAATATGAAATTATTAACCATGCTTAATAAACTACAGGGGCTGGTGCagtcagtataataataataacggttCCACTGAAGCTGAAACAATTAGCTTCGAGCTGCGCGGAACGTTTGTTACGGAGTCGAAGAACCGGGTGGGACGTTTCGTCAGGGGACGCTCTCGGTGCATTGTTTTTAATTCTTCCCCCATGCTCGGGCCTAGCGTGCGCAGGCGCAAAAGAGGAAAACAAGCGGGTGGGAAGGGGATTTTTAAGCCGTTTCTAGGCGTCTCGGCCGCTGTTCGGCATGTCCGCTCTGTGCGATCCGGCGGGGGTGGTGGGGCCTCCGGGGTCCGCCCCGAGCCCCAAACCGGCTGCCGCGCCTCCATCGCTCAGGTAgttggggcgggggggagggaggcccGGCCCGGCCCGGCCGTTTGGTAGGGGTGCGTCGCCCCGAACCGTTCGTGGTTGCCATGGTGACCTCCGGCATTTGCAAAGGGGTAAAAGGGGTGCAAAGGCTTGGCCTCCTCCGAAGAGCTTGCCAGGCCTTCCTCAAAGGGGGACAGCAGacgaggaagaaggggaggggggaagaaatgaGAGTTAATTAACGTTTGCAATTAATTAGCTTTTTTAAAACGAGGATGGTAATTGTCAATGGACAGTAAATACTAgggcttttgttttaaaaaaaagtctggcTTTTTAAAACGATCAATAAATGTTAGGGTTCTTGAAGATgcttaacaaattattattattattattattattattattattattattattattattattattatttagatttgtatgccgcccctctccaaagattctatgctattctttaaaaaatgagGGTACGATCAGtaaatgtcatttttttaaaaaggaggacaTGATGATCagtaaatagtatttttttttaaatgaatatatGATGATCAGTAAATGTCATGTTTTAAAAATGAGGATATGGTCTGCAAATGTTATTTTCTCAAAGGAGGCTATGATAATcagtaaatactgtttttaaaaatggggatATGATGAtcaataaatgttattttttttaagaggATGAAGatgagcataggcaccaaagacaaattccttgtgtgtccaatcacacttggccaatacagaattctattctattctattctatgatgatTAATAAAgaccagtttttttttaaaagaaatgagaatacagtacatatataaaTGATACTTTTAAAATTAGGATGGAGATgatcaatatttttttccaaaaattagGATGAATGTTTAAGGGGGTGTGTGTTGAAATGAGGTAGAAGATGATGATCAATAAATggtgtgatatttttttttaactgagcATAAAGCGGATGATAGCTAGTTTTTCCCATAGACGTGAAGCGTGTGGTGTTGGGCCAGTCTTTTTCTCTCAGAGACCATGGCAAATTGCTTCAGAAAAACTTATGAAGAAAGCTGTGGGAGCATCATTAAGGCAGTCTCACAGAATCCAATATCATTGGAATCATAcaaaccattggatttgtactgtgctttgctgttgtgagccgctccgagtcttcggagaggggcggcatacaaatctaataaataataatatgattgaacagaagaaaaaaggaggaagatgaTTGACATctttattttataaattagaaaGGGGTGGTTTCTATAATTACAGTGagaccttgtcttacaaacttaattggttctgtgacgaggttcttaaggtgaaaagtttgtaagaggaaacaatgtttcccataggaatcaatggaaaagcgattaatgcgtgcaagcccaaaattcaccccttttgccagccgaagcgcccatttttgcgctgctgggattcccctgaggttcccctccataggaaaccccacctctggacttctgtgtttttgcgatgctgcaggggaatcccagcaggggaatcccagcatcgcaaaaacaagcgcttcgctggcaacagaagtccagaggtggggtttcccatggaggggagcctcaggggaatcccagcagcgcaaaaacgggtgcttcgctggcaagagaaaatattattttactgaaagagtagtagatccttggaacaaacttccagcagatgtggtagataaatccacagtaactgaatttaaacatgcctgggataaacatatatccatcctaagataaaatacagaaaatagtataagggcagactagatggaccatgaggtctttttctgccgtcagacttctatgtttctatgtttctaagaggagtctggaggcggggcattccagcggcggcggtgggtttggaaggtgaaaatagtttgtaagaagaggcaaaaaaatcttaaaccccgggtttgtatctcgaaaagtttgtatgatgaggcgtttgtaagatgaggtatcactgtatatccctcTCGTGGGTGcatacatggtttttaaatggtGTTTAGCACTGAACAAGGACTTGGTATTTAAAAAGCTGGTCTTGGTGGCATTTCATAATGGATCGATTTTCTTAGCATCTCTTTGAGTCCTTGCCCTAAACCTGAGttgattttccttctttctcccgcAGCTCCCAAGAATTGGCCCAGGAGATCAAAGCTTTCCTCAGTGGCGTCGACCCCGTTCACGGGAACAAACTCACCATCAAGGAACACGCTCGTTGTGCCATTTTACTGCTGCGCAACTTGCCTCCGGCTCGCAGTGCTGTGTTGGAGCACCTTCGGAGTGTCTTTGATGAATACGTCTGCACCTACCTGCTGGAATTGGAGGCCGGCGACGGCGGGATGGGGGGCCTCCGCTCCCAGGGCCCCAACCTGGACGACGTGGTGTCGGAGATCCAAACCGTGTTGTCGGAGTTCGTCCGCATGAACCCCAAAGCCTGGGCTGCCCTCGTTTCCTCCTGGTCGATTGACCTGATGGGGCAGCTGAGTAGCAAATACGCCGGGCGGCACGACGTACCCCACGCGAGCAGCCTCAACGAACTGCTGCAGTTGTGGATGTCCTGCAAAGCCACCCGGGTCTTGATGGAGATTTACACCCAGTGCCTGTCCTCCATGATCAACACCTGCCCGGACGCTTGTGTCGACGCCCTCTTGGACACGTCCGTCCAGCACTCGCCTCACTTCGATTGGGTGGTGGCCCACATCGGCTCCTCCTTCCCCAACACCATCATCAACCGAGTCCTCTCCTGCGGCCTGAAGGATTTTTGCGTGCACGGGACGGCTTCGTCGGatctcctcctctttcccagCTCCACCGCGGCCGATAAGCGGGTTCCCAAGATCGCCTCGGTGGTCGGGATCCTCGGCCACTTGGTCTCCCGCCACTCGGAAAGCATCAAGCAGGAGTTACTGAGGATGTTCCACAGGAGCCTGGGGCCCAGCCGGGACCAGCAGCAGAAGGCCACCGTCCCTTTCTTGCTGCAACTGGCGGTCATGTCCCCGACGTTGCTGAGCACGATCTCTGCGGAGCTGGTGGACTCTCTCAAGCCCGTGGTCCTCAACCAGCTGCACCAGCACTTTGTGGTGCTGCCCCGAGAAGAGCTGGAGAACATGGTCAACATCGTGGTGCACCTCATCTGCCAGACGTCGGGAGGAGCCTACCGTACCTTGCAGTTCCTGGTCAACACCGCCATGCCTGCCTCGGTCATCACCACTCCGGGCCTGGCGGTCCACGACAGCGTGCGCGAGGCCTGCGACCGGGTCATCCAGCTGTTGCTCCTCAACTTGCAGAAGCTGGTTTACAACCGGGGTTCGGCCAGCTTGGCGGAGGCCCCTCCCCGGGCGGTGCCGTTCTTGGACGACTTGAAGAACCACATGCAGGACCTCTGCATGGAGACGCTGAAGCTGGAGAGGAAGAGATTCCTCTGGCTCCACCAGCTGCTCGTCCTCCTCTCGGTCTACTCCAGCCCCAGCTGCGCCAGCGAGGCCCTCTTCTACCTGATGACCCTGGCCAAGAGCCAGGAGGAGCTCAGCCTGGCCACCCAGCTCTATGCCGTCCTCAGCTCTTGCATGACCGACCTCTTGCCCACCCTGGTGAAGAAGTCCGTCCGCCAGCTCCATGCTGGGCTTCTCTCCAAGCAGCACATGGCCCAGTTCTTGCAGAACCTGGCCTTGATCCTCCAGTGGGACGGGGAGAGCCCGTCCTCCATGGGCCAGCACTTGGGCCAGGCTGTCTCCTCCCACATCTACGACTTCGGCCAGCTGCTGCTGCACAGCGATCCCGAGGTGACCCAAGCGGCCGCTCTCCTCCTCTCCGTCTGCCCCATGCCCAAGTCCATTCGCCCCGCCCATTTGCTGTTCCTCGTCCGTTCGGCCGTCCACCACTTCTTC
This genomic window from Erythrolamprus reginae isolate rEryReg1 chromosome 13, rEryReg1.hap1, whole genome shotgun sequence contains:
- the C13H11orf98 gene encoding uncharacterized protein C11orf98 homolog translates to MVAPSGKINRPRTELRKKLFKRRRVLNKEKRKKHRIVGAVVDEGLITVHHLKKRSSSSRANITLSGKKKRKLLKQLRHTAKEKAEMQVDVRPARSGKSKKKKEATPKDSADVEMMAADATPGLES
- the INTS5 gene encoding integrator complex subunit 5, with translation MSALCDPAGVVGPPGSAPSPKPAAAPPSLSSQELAQEIKAFLSGVDPVHGNKLTIKEHARCAILLLRNLPPARSAVLEHLRSVFDEYVCTYLLELEAGDGGMGGLRSQGPNLDDVVSEIQTVLSEFVRMNPKAWAALVSSWSIDLMGQLSSKYAGRHDVPHASSLNELLQLWMSCKATRVLMEIYTQCLSSMINTCPDACVDALLDTSVQHSPHFDWVVAHIGSSFPNTIINRVLSCGLKDFCVHGTASSDLLLFPSSTAADKRVPKIASVVGILGHLVSRHSESIKQELLRMFHRSLGPSRDQQQKATVPFLLQLAVMSPTLLSTISAELVDSLKPVVLNQLHQHFVVLPREELENMVNIVVHLICQTSGGAYRTLQFLVNTAMPASVITTPGLAVHDSVREACDRVIQLLLLNLQKLVYNRGSASLAEAPPRAVPFLDDLKNHMQDLCMETLKLERKRFLWLHQLLVLLSVYSSPSCASEALFYLMTLAKSQEELSLATQLYAVLSSCMTDLLPTLVKKSVRQLHAGLLSKQHMAQFLQNLALILQWDGESPSSMGQHLGQAVSSHIYDFGQLLLHSDPEVTQAAALLLSVCPMPKSIRPAHLLFLVRSAVHHFFSVLRHKSPAGVSYASRLLCGLSGASPTAGKAILQYLVEGALHQGNAELFGGTVEPPAARNDLTLEATKLSLLDTNRRFMAAVNFSGSVWSVFHAGVIGKGLKPPQDSRRQEPEEISHNVQIFLGVLLRCCGPGRPGPPELPRGNAINPEAAKMVAVVLVETVCPDVTNSELAWPPEEHTRNTVERDIRIGRCFRDNPLLFELLKLVAVGRPALCYCSVLLRGLMATLMAHWEACRENDTTSSVWPLQASCALVACMGEGHLLPPVLSNMHEIFDQLAPFEVHLLLLSVWDYMRDNSPLPQKFSFDATKGLFFRDFSRDTDAGKYLYVLHSVVHKNIDRLGLLSGRFHP